From a region of the Impatiens glandulifera chromosome 4, dImpGla2.1, whole genome shotgun sequence genome:
- the LOC124933903 gene encoding NLR family CARD domain-containing protein 3-like isoform X2, with translation MEKLLLPKPVKTSSLEDKPSGKGMKWSIAPGTNLLSGFGAKIERESKLKLNEFSKEIRVFTSVDMSGRNFGDEGLFFLAESLAYNQTAEEVNFTANGITADGIKAFDGVLQSNIALKTLNLSGNPFGDEGAKCLSEILKNNSGIQMLQLNSTDIGDEGAKAISDMLKINSTLLILELNNNIIDFSGFQSIAAALLENNTLQSLSLTGNYGGPLGASALAKGLEGNKTLRVLNLNGNSIGDEGVRILMSGLFERKGRIQHLDIGNNSISVKGAHRVADYVKRSKSLLLLNLYMNDIGDEGAEKMAEALKENRSVTNLDLGGNNIHTRGAIAIAQVLKDNNVITNLEFGYNPIGPEGAKAFADVLKFHGNVKVLSLGWCQIGVKGAEYIADSLKYNSTISTLDLRANGLRDEGAMLLARSLKVVNEVLTSLDLAFNEIRDEGAFSISQALKANEEVRLTSLNLASNLLTKLGKTALTDARDHVFEMTEKEIAINF, from the exons ATGGAGAAACTCCTCCTTCCAAAGCCAGTGAAGACTTCATCATTAGAAGATAAGCCTTCTGGTAAAGGAATGAAGTGGTCAATTGCTCCTGGGACAAATTTGTTATCGGGTTTTGGGGCGAAGATTGAAAGGGAATCTAAGCTGAAACTGAATGAGTTTTCTAAAGAGATTAGGGTATTTACAAGTGTTGATATGTCAG GTCGTAACTTTGGAGATGAAGGATTGTTTTTTCTTGCTGAGAGCTTAGCCTATAATCAG ACAGCTGAGGAAGTCAATTTCACTGCTAATGGGATAACGGCAGATGGTATTAAAGCATTTGATGGTGTTCTTCAGTCAAACATTGCGTTAAAGACTCTTAACTTATCTGGAAATCCCTTTGGAGATGAAGGTGCTAAG TGTTTATCTGAGATACTAAAGAATAATAGTGGGATTCAAATGCTTCAACTGAATAGCACAGACATAGGAGATGAG GGAGCCAAGGCTATTTCTGACATGTTGAAGATCAATTCAACCTTACTTATTCTGGAACTTAACAacaatataattgatttttct GGGTTCCAAAGTATTGCTGCAGCTCTTCTGGAAAACAATACACTGCAATCTTTGTCTCTGAC TGGCAATTATGGTGGTCCTCTGGGGGCTTCTGCACTGGCAAAAGGGCTGGAGGGAAACAAAACATTGAGG GTGCTCAATTTGAATGGGAATTCCATAGGAGATGAAGGTGTTCGAATTCTGATGTCTGGCTTATTTGAACGAAAAG GGAGAATACAGCATCTGGACATTGGAAACAATTCAATCAGTGTGAAAGGTGCTCATCGCGTTGCAGATTATGTTAAGAGAAGTAAGAGCTTGTTACTTTTGAATCTCTACATGAATGATATTGGAGATGAG ggAGCTGAGAAAATGGCAGAAGCTCTAAAGGAGAACCGGTCAGTTACAAACTTAGACCTG GGTGGCAATAATATTCATACGAGAGGAGCCATCGCTATTGCTCAAGTTTTGAAGGATAATAATGTTATCACCAAT TTAGAATTTGGATATAATCCCATCGGACCAGAAGGAGCCAAAGCTTTTGCAGACGTTCTGAAGTTTCATGGAAATGTAAAGGTTCTTAGTCTTGGTTGGTGTCAG ATTGGAGTAAAGGGTGCCGAGTACATTGCTGATTCTTTGAAATACAATTCGACTATATCAACTCTGGATTTACGGGCTAATGGACTTCGAGATGAG GGTGCAATGTTGCTTGCTCGGAGTTTGAAAGTTGTTAATGAAGTTTTGACCTCTCTCGATCTAGCGTTCAATGAAATCAGg GATGAGGGAGCATTCTCAATTTCACAAGCACTTAAGGCTAACGAAGAGGTTAGACTTACGTCGTTAAATCTTGCTAGCAACTTGCTCACGAAACTCGGGAAG ACTGCACTTACAGATGCTAGAGACCATGTGTTTGAAATGACGGAGAAGGAAATTGCCATCAATTTTTGA
- the LOC124937086 gene encoding uncharacterized protein LOC124937086 — MGNCQAVDAAAMVIQHPNGRIDRMYWTMSASEVMKMNPGYYVSLIIPLLSNDQQQQQQQQEEEIIRFTRVHLLRPTDTLLLGRAYRLIPSQEVKKVVRAKKQADEMKKKNKKLQESVESQREKSINESNNRPAASSNAAAAAAVRRLRSWRPSLQTISESTTTSSTPSS; from the exons atgGGTAATTGTCAGGCTGTGGATGCAGCAGCAATGGTGATACAGCATCCGAATGGGAGAATAGATAGAATGTATTGGACGATGAGTGCTAGTGAAGTTATGAAGATGAACCCGGGTTATTACGTATCTCTCATCATTCCTTTGCTTTCCAAtgaccaacaacaacaacaacaacaacaagaagaagagattattAGGTTTACCAGAGTTCATCTTCTCCGGCCAACCGATACCCTTCTTCTTGGCCGGGCTTATCGACTCATTCCATCTCAAG AGGTTAAGAAGGTTGTGCGGGCAAAGAAGCAAGCagatgaaatgaagaagaagaataagaagctGCAGGAATCTGTTGAATCGCAGAGAGAGAAATCCATTAATGAATCAAACAATAGACCGGCAGCCTCTTCTaacgccgccgccgccgccgccgtgaGAAGGTTAAGATCATGGCGGCCTTCTTTGCAAACCATATCTGAATCCACCACCACATCTTCAACACCAAGTAGCTAG